A single genomic interval of Falco naumanni isolate bFalNau1 chromosome 11, bFalNau1.pat, whole genome shotgun sequence harbors:
- the LOC121095934 gene encoding E3 ubiquitin-protein ligase HECTD3-like, whose product MRAGGEAPHQVLGRLRFLLQCSECFRRARALPAALCYVPREVQYKICKDPTAAAAAAARSLLSVWDSPGPARGGKRAARATIEVRKGGCLRATGEEYCNGAGLWVKLSKEQLEEYRSGCELEEGWVLVCKHADGGDRLVPVESTERIQRQQQLFGVDYKPVIRWEQVVDLTYSLRLGAKPKPMEQDEAAVEKLRFVPPTWTYECDEDLVHFLYDHIGKEDENLGSVKQYVDSIDVSSYTEDFNVSCLTDSHADTYWESDGSQGQHWVRLNMKKGTIVKKLLLTVDTTDENFMPKRVAVYGGEGDNLKKLNDVGIDESYIGDVCVLEDMTTHLPVIEIRIVECRDDGIDVRLRGIKIKSSRQRDLGLSADMFQLPNLVRYPRLEGTDPDLLYRRAVLIQRFIKLLDSVLHHLVPAWDHTVGTFSKLKHIKQFLLLSKRRTALITQCLKDSETSKPNFMPRLYINRRLAMEHRDNPALDPSCKNAVFTQVYEGLKPSDKFEKPLDYRWPLRYDQWWECKFIAEGIIDQGGGFRDSLADMSEELCPSSADTPVPLPFFVRTSNQGNGTGEARDMYVPNPSCRDFAKYEWIGQIMGAALRGKEFLVLALPGFVWKQLTGEEVSWSKDFPAVDSVLVKLLEVMEVMDKDTFEFKFGNELTYTTVLSDQRMVELIPNGSSTVVCYEDRKEFIRLVQKARLEESKEQIMAMQAGLLKVVPQAVLDLLTWQELEKKVCGDPEVTVDALKKLTRFEDFEPLDTRVQYFWEALNNFTNEDRSRFLRFVTGRSRLPARIYIYPDKMGSETTDALPESSTCSSTLFLPNYATAKVCEEKLRYAAYNCVAIDTDMSPWEE is encoded by the exons ATGCGTGCGGGCGGGGAGGCGCCGCACCAGGTGCTGGGCCGGCTGCGGttcctgctgcagtgcagcGAGTGCTTCCGCCGCGCccgggcgctgcccgccgcgctcTGCTACGTGCCGCGGGAGGTGCAGTACAAGATCTGCAAGGAccccaccgccgccgccgccgccgccgcccgcagccTGCTCAGCGTCTGGGACAGCCCGgggccggcgcggggcggcAAGCGGGCGGCGCGGGCCACCATCGAGGTGCGGAAGGGCGGCTGCCTCCGCGCCACCGGCGAGGAGTACTGCAACGGCGCCGGGCTCTGGGTCAAGCTCAGCAAG gagcagctggaggagtaCCGGAGCGGCTGCGAGCTGGAggagggctgggtgctggtgtgCAAGCACGCCGACGGCGGGGACCGCCTGGTGCCGGTGGAGTCCACGGAGCGCAtccagcggcagcagcagctcttcgGGGTGGACTACAAACCCGTCATCAG ATGGGAGCAGGTGGTGGATCTGACGTACTCCCTGCGCCTCGGAGCGAAGCCCAAGCCCATGGAGCAGGATGAGGCCGCAGTAGAGAAGCTTCG GTTTGTGCCCCCAACGTGGACTTATGAGTGTGATGAAGACCTGGTGCATTTCCTCTATGATCACATTGGGAAGGAGGATGAGAACTTGGGCAGTGTCAAGCAGTACGTGGACAGCATCGATGTCTCGTCTTACACG GAGGACTTCAATGTGTCATGCTTGACCGACAGCCACGCCGACACGTACTGGGAGAGTGACGGGTCCCAGGGCCAGCACTGGGTGCGGCTCAACATGAAGAAAGGCACCATTGTCAA GAAGCTCCTGCTGACGGTGGATACCACCGATGAGAACTTCATGCCCAAGCGGGTCGCTGTGTACGGGGGCGAGGGGGACAATCTGAAGAAACTGAATGACGTTGGCATCGATGA gAGCTACATTGGGGATGTGTGCGTCCTTGAGGACATGACAACACACCTGCCTGTCATTGAGATCCGGATTGTGGAGTGCAGAG ATGATGGGATTGATGTTCGCCTCCGAGGCATCAAAATCAAATCCTCCCGACAGAGGGACTTGGGGCTCAGTGCTGACATGTTCCAGCTGCCCAATTTAGTGCGCTACCCTCGCCTAGAAGGGACAGACCCTGATCTGCTATATCGACGGGCCGTGCTTATTCAAAG GTTCATCAAGCTCCTGGACAGTGTCCTGCATCACTTGGTGCCAGCCTGGGACCACACTGTTGGCACGTTCAGCAAACTCAAG CATATCAAGCAGTTCTTGTTGCTGTCCAAGAGGCGCACAGCTCTCATTACCCAGTGTCTGAAGGACTCGGAGACCAGCAAGCCCAATTTCATGCCACGGCTCTATATTAACCGACGCCTGGCTATGGAGCACAGAGACAATCCTGCCCTGGACCCCAGCTGCAAGAACGCTGTCTTCACCCAG GTGTATGAAGGCCTGAAGCCCTCGGACAAGTTTGAAAAGCCTCTAGATTATAG GTGGCCGTTACGTTATGACCAGTGGTGGGAGTGCAAATTCATCGCGGAGGGCATCATCGACCAAG GTGGCGGTTTTCGGGACAGCCTGGCAGACATGTCGGAAGAGCTGTGTCCCAGCTCAGCAGACACCCCCGTGCCTCTGCCCTTCTTTGTGCGCACGTCCAACCAG GGTAATGGCACTGGAGAAGCCAGGGACATGTACGTCCCCAACCCCTCCTGTAGAGACTTCGCAAAGTACGAGTGGATTGGGCAGATCAtgggagcagctctgagggGCAAGGAGTTTCTG GTCCTGGCTCTTCCTGGCTTCGTCTGGAAACAATTAACAGGGGAGGAGGTCAGCTGGAGCAAAGACTTTCCTGCTGTGGACTCTGTGCTG GTGAAGCTCCTGGAGGTGATGGAAGTTATGGACAAAGACACTTTTGAGTTCAAATTTGGGAATGAGCTGACCTACACAACGGTACTGAGTGACCAGCGGATGGTGGAGCTGATCCCCAATGGCAGTAGCACTGTGGTGTGCTATGAGGACCGCAAGGAGTTCATCCGCCTGGTACAGAAGGCTCGGCTGGAGGAGAGCAAGGAGCAG ATCATGGCCAtgcaggctgggctgctgaAGGTGGTGCCCCAAGCTGTTCTTGACCTCCTCacctggcaggagctggaaaaaaaggtcTGTGGGGACCCTGAAGTCACAGTTGATGCCCTGAAGAAGCTCA CTCGGTTTGAGGACTTTGAGCCACTGGACACCCGTGTTCAGTACTTCTGGGAAGCACTCAACAACTTCACCAATG aggaTCGCAGCCGCTTCCTCAGATTTGTCACTGGCAGAAGCCGCCTTCCAGCACGAATCTACATCTATCCAGACAAGATGGG CTCTGAGACGACAGATGCTTTGCCAGAGtcatccacctgctccagcaccctcTTCTTGCCCAACTATGCCAC AGCCAAGGTATGCGAAGAGAAGTTGCGCTATGCTGCCTATAACTGCGTGGCCATCGACACAGATATGAGTCCGTGGGAAGAGTGA
- the UROD gene encoding uroporphyrinogen decarboxylase, with product MEGGERLLPKGFPKLKNDTFLRAARGEETEYTPVWCMRQAGRYLPEFRETRAAQDFFATCRSPKLCCELTLQPLRRFPLDAAIIFSDILVVPQALGMEIVMVPGKGPTFTEPLKEVEDLLKLRQKVDVTAELGYVFQAITLTRHRLEGKVPLIGFSGAPWTLMSYMIEGGGSTTMAKAKSWLYRHPEASHRLLRLLADVITDYLLGQVAAGAQALQLFESHAGHLGPEQFQEFALPYIRDIAQAVKRKLKEAALPLVPMIIFAKDAHYALHDLARAGYEVVGLDWTIRPQEARAQAGKDVTLQGNLDPCALYAPKEKIGELVKKMLEGFGTQRYIANLGHGLYPDMSPEHVGAFVEAVHAHSCHINKHS from the exons ATGGAGGGCGGTGAGCGGCTCCT CCCCAAAGGCTTCCCCAAGCTGAAGAATGACACGTTCCTGCGAGCGGCGCGCGGGGAGGAGACGGAGTACACCCCGGTGTGGTGCATGCGGCAGGCAGGGCGCTACCTGCCCG AGTTTCGGGAGACCCGGGCGGCACAGGATTTCTTTGCCACTTGCCGGAGCCCCAAACTGTGCTGTGAGCTGACCCTGCAG CCGCTCAGACGATTCCCCCTGGATGCTGCTATCATCTTCTCTGACATCTTGGTGGTGCCCCAG gcacTGGGCATGGAGATTGTCATGGTCCCTGGCAAAGGACCCACGTTCACAGAGCCTCTAAAGGAGGTGGAGGATCTGCTGAAACTGCGACAGAAGGTGGATGTGACTGCAGAGCTCGGTTACGTCTTCCAGGCCATCACGCTGACACGACACCGCCTGGAGGGCAAGGTGCCCCTCATCGGCTTCTCCGGGGCACCT TGGACGCTCATGTCCTACATGATTGAAGGTGGTGGTTCTACTACAATGGCCAAGGCCAAGAGCTGGCTCTATCGTCACCCCGAGGCAAGCCACCGACTGCTGCGACTGCTGGCTGATGTCATCACTGACTACCTGTTGGGGCAGGTGGCTGCTGGAGCGCAG GCGCTCCAGCTGTTTGAGTCCCATGCTGGGCACCTGGGGCCGGAGCAGTTTCAGGAATTTGCCCTGCCTTACATCCGAGACATCGCCCAAGCTGTCAAGAGGAAGCTGAAGGAAGCGGCGCTGCCCCTGGTGCCCATG aTCATCTTCGCAAAGGATGCGCACTACGCACTGCACGACCTGGCCCGTGCTGGTTACGAGGTGGTTGGTCTTGACTGGACCATCCGGCCCCAGGAGGCTCG tgcaCAGGCCGGGAAAGATGTCACCCTGCAAGGGAACCTGGATCCCTGCGCACTCTATGCACCCAAG GAGAAGATCGGCGAGCTGGTGAAGAAGATGCTGGAGGGTTTCGGCACGCAACGCTATATCGCCAACCTGGGCCACGGCCTGTACCCTGACATGAGCCCCGAGCACGTGGGTGCCTTTGTGGAGGCCGTGCATGCTCATTCCTGCCACATCAACAAGCACAGCTGA